DNA sequence from the Cohnella herbarum genome:
CAAGACGAACAAGGCCAAAGCGTTAATCAAGAATCCCATCATGTTGCCGAAGAAACCCGAACCGAACATTCCGCCGAACAAGAGTCCTGCGAAACCGCCGATCATCATTCCTTTAATAAAGCTTCCGCCGCTAAAAAATCCTGGCTTATTGGGCGTTCCGGCTGTGGAAGACGATTTATTTGTCGTTGAGCTTTTGCTCACGTTATCTTGTGATTTCGCTGGTGTTTTGTTAAACGATTTTTTGCCTGAACTGAACGATCTCGGTTTTGCGTCGGCGTGATCGGCAGGCGCCGTTATCGCAAACGTAAAGGCAAATAGGCTGAGTACGATCAGTGCTTTTTTCCACATCGTGTTTGTTCCCCCTGTTGATAAGTTGAAATCTTACCCTATTACTTACGGATGAAAGCCGATCCGGTTTCAACGATTTAAGTGGATGCCCGCGAATCGATTTTGCGGTATGCTTAACTTAACGAACGTTTTAACGAATAAAAAAGGAGCAAGACAATGAAGACGACCCGGTATCCTGATGAATATATTCAATATTTAGCCGAGTACAACGGCTCACGCGATTACTTCGAATGCCATGAGATTATGGAGGAGTACTGGAAGGAGCACCCGGAATCCGCTTATGTTTCTTGTTGGCTCGTTCTCATTCGGATACCCGTGTGCTTGTATCATGCCCGGAGAGGAAATCGGAAGGGTGCCGTTAAACTGATGGGTAAAGCGGTAGAGGAAGCCGATCCCCGGCTCTTCGACGAGTTAGGCATTGATGGGGAGAAGCTCGTCGTTAAGCTGAGGGAAAAGATAGAGGAATGGACGAACGCGGAATCGATTTATTCGGATATCGAGTTGCCGATTCGCGATGACGGCTTGCTAGAATCGGCTAAGCAACGCTGTTCGGAGCTTGGCTATCGGTGGGGGATTCCGGGGTTGGAGGCAGGGAACGACGTCATTCACCGCCACCTCACGCGGGATCGAAGCGAAGTCGTGCTGGCGAGGGCGGAATCGGCTAAGCGCAAAGCGCTTAACCGTGAGCTTCCAGATAAACGTAGCCATCGGTGACCATTTCGAGTTCGCCCGTATCGGGATGGATGATGAGACCATGAACCGGCGTATTCGGAGGAAGCAAAGGATGATTCCGAACGATATCGACGCTGCTCTCGACGCTCTCCCTGACGCTGTCGAAGCCCGTTAGCCAACGGAAGAGATTGATTCCCGAATGGCGAAGCGTATGGATCACTTGCTTCTCTATGCCGCGTGCTTCCATGTGCGCGACGACGTTGTTCGGATCGATCCCCGTCATGCCGCATTCATGGTGACCGATGATAAACACTTCATGCGCGTTTAATTCATATAACGCGACAAGAATACTTCTCATAATATTACCGAAAGGGGACGTCAAGATTGCGCCGGCGTTTTTGATGATTTTGGCATCGCCGTTTTTCAAATTCATCGCTTTGGGAAGAAGCTCGGTTAACCGGGCATCCATGCAAGTGACGATAACCATACGTCTTTCCGGAAATTTCGTCGTTGTGAGGTATTCTTCATACCCTTTACTTTGTACGAATTCTTTATTATAAGCCATAATTTCATCCATTTTTCGCACAGTGGTTCCTCCTGGTTTACCTAGATCAAGGTTTTTGCCGTTCTTTTATCGATGAGCATTAATCGGTTAGTGTAGATTTGTCCATCGCTCGCTAATTTGAAAGCGCGTTTGTCCGGATCGTATGTCATGCGCATGACGTCGTCGAAAAACACTTCGTGACGCTTCTCGTACCAAACCGCTAGCCGATTGCTTTGCGTCGGCAGATCGTCATCCAGGGGCGCGTCGATCGCCCATAACGTCGCGACTCCGTTCATCGAACATCCGCAACCTTCGGAGTCTGAAACGAGTTTCCACGTAAGAGCGTCTTCGCCGAATCTGGTTTGTACTTCCGCAATGGCTTGTTCGCTCCATTGGATGATCATATTAAGGATTCTCCTTCGTTTAAGACTTGGCGCAACTTGCAGGAAAAACGATCAGGTAAGTTGATTATAAATTTTGCGGAAGGTATGATCAAGTTGACAATATTCTGCATGGAAAGGACGTGTTCTCATGAGCGCCTCGGAACAAGCGGTAGTTTCCCCTGTGAAGCGTTTTCGGGAATTAATCGGACAAATCAAACAATACGAAGAAATTTTAGGCGTTGTATATTGGGATATGAGAACAGGCGCTCCGCGTAAAGGAATCGAGCTTCGGTCGGAAGCCGTCGGCGCGCTTTCTTCGGAGACGTTCAGACTATCTACCTCTGCGGAAATGGGACAGTTGCTTGCGAAGCTGAGCGAACCCGAACAACATAGTCAATTAAGCGAAATCGATCGACGTCTGGTCGAGGAGACGGCCAAGGAATTCGAACGCAACCGTAAAATTCCGCCCGAGTTGTACCGGGAATACGTCGTCCTTACCTCGCAAGCGGAATCCGCGTGGGAAGAAGCGAAGGAAAACAACGACTTTCCGGGGTTCGTGCCTTATTTAGAGAAAATCATTGCGATTAACCGCCAATTCATCGAACTATGGGGAGTGAAAACGACTCCATACGATACATTGCTGGATATGTACGAACCGGGTCTTACGACGCTCGAGTTGGATCGTCTCTTCGGAGAGCTGAGGGAACGTTTAGTGCCGCTCGCGGAGCGAATCGCGCAATCCGAACATCAACCGGATACTTCCTTCTTGGAAGGGACCTTCGATAAGGAAGCCCAGAAGAAATTCAGCAAACTGATTCTGAAGGAAATGGGCTACGATTTCGAAGCCGGCAGGCTCGACGAGAGCGTCCACCCGTTCGCGACGGGGTTGAGTCCCGGAGACGTAAGGATTACGACGCGGTATTTGCCCGACGACATTACGAGCGCGTTATTCGGTACGATTCACGAAGGCGGTCATGCTTTGTACGAGCAAAATATTAGCTCCGACCTCGCGGGTACGACTCTGTGCACGGGAACTTCCATGGGCATCCATGAGTCGCAGTCGCGGCTATGGGAGAATATGATCGGGCGCAGCCTTGGATTCTGGCAACGGTATTT
Encoded proteins:
- a CDS encoding DUF309 domain-containing protein, whose translation is MKTTRYPDEYIQYLAEYNGSRDYFECHEIMEEYWKEHPESAYVSCWLVLIRIPVCLYHARRGNRKGAVKLMGKAVEEADPRLFDELGIDGEKLVVKLREKIEEWTNAESIYSDIELPIRDDGLLESAKQRCSELGYRWGIPGLEAGNDVIHRHLTRDRSEVVLARAESAKRKALNRELPDKRSHR
- a CDS encoding beta-class carbonic anhydrase, with amino-acid sequence MRKMDEIMAYNKEFVQSKGYEEYLTTTKFPERRMVIVTCMDARLTELLPKAMNLKNGDAKIIKNAGAILTSPFGNIMRSILVALYELNAHEVFIIGHHECGMTGIDPNNVVAHMEARGIEKQVIHTLRHSGINLFRWLTGFDSVRESVESSVDIVRNHPLLPPNTPVHGLIIHPDTGELEMVTDGYVYLEAHG
- a CDS encoding iron-sulfur cluster biosynthesis family protein, which translates into the protein MIIQWSEQAIAEVQTRFGEDALTWKLVSDSEGCGCSMNGVATLWAIDAPLDDDLPTQSNRLAVWYEKRHEVFFDDVMRMTYDPDKRAFKLASDGQIYTNRLMLIDKRTAKTLI
- a CDS encoding carboxypeptidase M32; this encodes MSASEQAVVSPVKRFRELIGQIKQYEEILGVVYWDMRTGAPRKGIELRSEAVGALSSETFRLSTSAEMGQLLAKLSEPEQHSQLSEIDRRLVEETAKEFERNRKIPPELYREYVVLTSQAESAWEEAKENNDFPGFVPYLEKIIAINRQFIELWGVKTTPYDTLLDMYEPGLTTLELDRLFGELRERLVPLAERIAQSEHQPDTSFLEGTFDKEAQKKFSKLILKEMGYDFEAGRLDESVHPFATGLSPGDVRITTRYLPDDITSALFGTIHEGGHALYEQNISSDLAGTTLCTGTSMGIHESQSRLWENMIGRSLGFWQRYLPDLQAHFPGQLDGVTAEAFYRGINVVQPSLIRIEADELTYNLHIMIRYEIEKMLFNENLNPRDLPEVWNKKYSEALGITPPNDAEGVLQDVHWSGGAFGYFPSYSLGNMYGAQMMNVARQKLPDLDRQISEGQLLPLKEWLTEQVYQYGKLQRPAEIIERISGQSLQSSYLCDYLENKYREIYRLE